The sequence TGAGACGTTAACCACTGCTATTGTAAGTTTCATTTGATCACATTTTGATGATGTATGCTTCCTGGGTTTTTCCTTCCTACTGAGCAGAAGCGAAGCCTTCCCAGAGGAGATGTTTCCATGAGTGGATTCACATATGCATATGCCATGCTGTGCACCCTGTTATCGTCCATTCGCCTATTCCTCGCTGTTTCTCAGAAATAATTGACATCCACCTGTATGGCAGGTATGTGCTTGCTCTCTTCCATGAACAAAGCACAAATTTAGTAAACAAAAATGAGTTCTTAGCAACCTCTTACGCACGCATGCTGGTAGAAAAACACACACTGCTCCACCCCTACCCTCCTTGACTGGCTGGGCTTGTTAGTGCTCACGCCCGTACCTGTTCACAACCTGAGGGACTGAAACACCTGTCACACAGAGCATTTACTACCCACTGAGTGGCACACTGTCACACACTCCTGCCCGACGACAGTCCATCTGGATATAAAGTGATAACAGGTACGTGCCCAGTAACAGGTGCTTGACTTGTGTGGATATTTTAGTGGATACTTTCTGTTTTTGACTTTACAAATCAGCAGAAATCACACGGGTCATTTATCAGACTAAGCTGTTAAAATGGTTAACTGTATTGTTTGTGTGTGGACTCTCATTTTTCTGGGTGTTTCCCTGTCATGATTGCTTGTCTGTAGAGTTGTCTGTCCTGCTCGGTGCTCGCCTAAATGCAATTGCTCTTCATTAATCATTTATCTTGTGTGTACTGATGTGTTAAACCTAGTATAAATACACTCTCTGAGCCCTCAGTGTATTTGCTCTGTCACCAATATTCAGGACAATATCCTCAAGAGATATTGTGTCAACTTGCTGTAGACGAAATGAATGTACAGCCCAAGGAATttcacaagttatatttgcattCTGAATTTGGCAGTACGCCGCAGTTTTGCATAAGCTTAGTCTACTTTCAGATAAGGGAATGCTCATCAGGGTTTCATTAATATTTTGTCTTCCTTTATGAGTTCCCCGGGGAGGTATATTTTCCACTGAGTAGCTCATTTTTGACCATAAATAACAGAGGTCAGCTAATTTAGATACAAAGAAACAATTTTTGCCCAATCACATAAATCACTCTGTTTAGTTCCTATCTATGtagtacatacaaacacacacacacacacacacacacacacacacacatatatgtatgttgGTGTGTGGCCATTCATGCAATTTATGCAATAGCAGTATATTTTGGAAAGTGGAAAGACAGGATCAGCTGCATGTCTAAAGAATGAGACTAAGGCATGCTTTACAGGCCACATGTTCCTTATTGGGAGGGAACATGGCGTGGGAAGGTCTGTTTGAGAATGACTGAGTTATGAGATAATTCAAACTTGTGGTTAAAATAATACTGTTTCTTTTAATAGGATGTCACTAATGTAATTGGTTTCCATGTATTTTTCAGGAGGTCtgtaaagaaacaaagaagagaaACTTCAAGAACAGCCATGTCAAACGGTGAGCAGACCAACTGATCTGATGTGAAAATAGATGACATGTCTCCTCCGACAAAAGCAGAGGACACCAGAGGGCGTGTCTCGATGCCAGGCTGATAAATCTGTAAAATCTGTTGCTCTGTCTTTGCCATGATTTAATGCAAAATGACTGATTGATCGACACAGTGAAAGGAGGCTGAATATCATGCACGTTATCAAGCAGACAGTGATTAAAGTGTCAGAATGATGCAGCCTACAGTGTGTATAATATCTCAgatggtgtgtgggtgtgtgacacgcatgtgtttgtgtctcagagGGGGATAGAGCAGCTGTGTTCAAAACCACCAAAGTGCGGACCAAGCTGAAGGGAGACAGCAGCTGGTTGCAGCGCCGCAGTGAACCTCAGGAtgaaagaaaagaggagaaacCTTGGTAAGAGCACACCAATAGGAGCTGTTTGTGCTTTATTCACACCTTTAGAAGGAGCCTCTGTCACAGTTACCTGAACAGACCAGATCTGTCTTGTACAATCACACAGGTTGGCTGAAGTAAGAGCGAGCCGCTTGAACGGAGCCTCCCTTGAAACCAGTCCAGTATCCTCCCCAACAAAACCCACTGCGTCTCCCATCGTGTCTGACACTGAAAAGTAAACACTAGTTTCTAAGTTGTCGAGCAAGTGTTTTGAATCCTCCCTGTTAAACAAGATTAAACTGATaacaaatctctgttttgaacCCAGAGCACCTACATCAGGATACCTGATCAGGTGAGACCAAACCTCCTTCTGGGTACAAATTCACTCTCACTTTTATTTCAGTATTTACATAGAGATGGAAGTATCAGAAAAAGTACCTTCAACATTTATCCAATTTGAGTCTTAAATCAAAGGGAGATTTAGGATTATCTGCACAATGCTTTACATTTTGTAATTAAACTGTGGATTACTTaatgctttttgtttttcttttagagGCGTTTTCACTAAAACAGAGAAGCCTGCTTCATCCTCAACATCTAACGGCATTAGGTGGGAGCTGTTCTTTCTTGTTTTTGGCAGAGATTTTAGCCAGACTAGAAACTTACTTTGATTGCTTTCTCCAATTCCCacatcaatatatatatttttgtgtttaccCACAGTGGAACAACACAATTCACCAAAAAACCTTCAGAGAGCTACAAGAGAATGTGAGCCCACAAATCAGATCCCACACGTAGCTGTtggcacaaagtgagaatgtaTTTTCATGAGGTGTATGTTTGCGCTTATGTTCCTTAGAGCCCCACACACTGTGAGGTCCGCTTCAGAGACCCAGGAAGGCACACTCAGTCCCGAGGAGCAGGAGAAACGGTGAGACTTGGTTTGCACAAAGGATGGCATTCAATTTGATTTCTCTGGCCCAGAAAAGAGATTATATTAACGTCATTTCTGCAGGACGGAAGCAGCCAGTAATGTTCTGAGGAAAAGTGCAGGAAGGCAGCGGTCTTATGTACTTTCAGCTGCTAAGTTTTACGAGTATGTATTTGTTTCTCTCTCCTATTGTTTATCTCAACACTCATAAGACATTTCTAATGATAACAAAGTAactagcattaacccataaagacccagagatactgttgtgttagttcccaaatacatttttctctccatttaacctttcataagtgatttattaccatttattatgatattatcctctccatttttgcaatttttttaaagtgaaaatctggtattttccattatttattttactgatcgtgtactttaatcatcaggctgagattacatttgaggattatcataccaaaaacagagaaaacttgagaaaagtgactttttcagtaaaatatatcattaactgaacataaaccaagtgtctagaaccactatcattgatccaactccatgggttttattggtgaatcaatgctgtagaagatgacagtgtttccatggtaactacagagcctctgaacgttcaaatgggtcatatctgatgaccatgaaaagatgtcaaactgtattttacaccaattatttctatgtatcgataggattaatggatcagaagttattaaacagtttagctcagtagatggttttggtcactggtgtatatttgggtctttatgggttaaaaaaataagtaaactCTATAATCACGTTTTATTGAAATGATTAGTATTTTGGGATGTATTCATGGAAATTTGTGTTTTAAAAAACTCCAGGTCTAaagataaaacagctgacactTCATTGGTCAACAACAGTACATCCTTTGTGGCTAAAAGGTAAACATTCCTTCTCACTGTTCCTGATGCTAAAAGCTGTCAAGGCAAAAGATATACCACAACTTACAAATCAAAATATGCACTCAAATGGTTTTTCTGGGGGGGGGCTCCTTTCATTTGTGTACACTCACATCCATCTGCACCTGTGCTTGGGTACAAATCTGCAGGGTGGAGATTACAGATGATGATGAGAGTGTCGCTGCTCCAGCACCTGTTAGCCCTCCACCCCCTTCCACTGATACCCCCGACACACACACTGCCGCTGTGCCTGAGCCCAAACCACGGAAAATGTATGCTCCATATCATAGTTCTGTTTTCACTAAACATCTTACTTGGTGCCTATGTCTCCACTGTCAATCATTATTTTTGTGGTTTACAGAGTCGACGCTAGTGCTAAAGTATCTCCTGAAGTCACCGATAATGAGCCAGTTGCTCCAAAGGTAGAGGAAGCTGCTCTAGAGGCCATGAAAGAAGAAGATCCAGCTCCAGTATCTGTAACAGAAAAAGACCCCTTTGAAGGCATGACACCAGGTTGCACCAAAGTGGCCACTCCTCTACCTGAACTCATCCCTGAACTTGTTCAAGCAGTCTGTACAAAACCTGATGACTCAAAGGCTGCTGAGTCACCTGTAGCTGAAGCCGCTCCACCCTCACCTACTCCAACTCCCCCACCTGCTGCTTCAGCTGTCCCAGAATCACCTGCCCCACTGACTCCTGCCATAGTGTCTCCTGCATCTGTGTCCGTTGTCACAGTGAAGacagaacctgaacctgaacttaAAGTGGAAGCTGAACCAGAGCCTGAACCTAAAGTAGAAGCTGAACCAGGACATGAACCAGAGCCTGAGCCTAAAGTAGAAGCTGAACCAGCACCTGAACCTGAAGTAGAAGCTGAACCAGAACCTGTAACTAAAGTAGAAgctgaaccagaacctgaacctaaAGTAGAAGCTGAACCAGAACCTGTAACTAAAGTAGAAgctgaaccagaacctgaacctaaAGTAGAAGCTGAACCAGCACCTGAACCTAAAGTGGAAGCTGAACCAGCACCTGAACCTAAAGTAGAAGCTGAACCAGAACCTGTAACTAAAGTAGAAgctgaaccagaacctgaacctaaAGTAGAAGCTGAACCAGCACCTGAACCTAAAGTGGAAGCTGAACCAGAACCTGAATCTAAAGTGGAAGCTGAACCAGCACCTGAACCTAAAGTAGAAGCTGAACCAGAACCTGAAGTAGAAGCTGAACCAGAACCTGTAACTAAAATAGAAGCTGAACCAGAACCTGTAACTAAAATAGAAGCTGAACTAGAACCTGTAACTAAAGTACAAgctgaaccagaacctgaacctaaAGTACAAGCTGAACCAGAACCTGTAACTAAAGTAGAAgctgaaccagaacctgaacctaaAGTAGAAGCTGAACCAGCACCTGAACCTAAAGTGGAAGCTGAACCAGAACCTGAATCTAAAGTGGAAGCTGAACCAGAACCTGAGCCTAAAGTAGAAGCTGAACCAGAACCTGAATCTAAAGTGGAAgctgaaccagaacctgaaccatcTTCAAACCTGAGGTAAGACACGCCTTCAATAAAATCACACCATTACATAGTACTCTAGCGTCAACATAAAAAATGAAGCTGTTTAACTTTGTGCTCATTGGTCAGACTGGTTACAGGTAAGTTTTACATGTTCTACCTGTGCTTGTCTTTATTCTTCATGGTCTATGTTTGCTGTCTGCTGCCCAGGTATGCTATATGTTTGTCTGTTCTATTTTCACAGCTCCAATGTTGACACACTGTCAGCTTTGTCTGACACCCTCATTTCTTTCGGCACAAGCCCAAGCAGgtacaagtgaaaaaaaaaagattaaatcaaaaatatttttaaaaatatatatacgtTACTACCCTGGCACTAACATGTTAGTACCTCATGCCTGTGCACACCATCTGATAGTAAGAGTTTATTTCCTTTCCAGCTTGATGGAGGATGAGCCAGTGCTGGAAAAGGAAGAAGGAGGCTCAGTGAACATTGACACAGGGAATGGGTACGAAACCAAGAACTTCCTCATTCATGTCATAGCAGGGCTGGCAAGAAAACAGATAGTTGCAAACGGCCACGGTTAAACTAGTGTGAATAATGCAAATAACATCCTAGTTTCAGGTTCCTTAAACTACCTTACACGAGTGGATGTCTCAAATTACTCTTGATTAACTGTGGTGCTTAAAAAATGCAGTGTAGAGTATCTGTGCCAAAACAggtgcactgattttttttttttttctttttctttttctccaccTTACTGCAGTGTTGAACAGGAGCCAACTCCAAAGCTCAGCAACTGTGAACCAATAACAGACGATCTCCTGTTCCTCAATAATGGGTTTGTTAAAAATACATTCTCACTAACTGCACATTTAAGCAGTCTGGTCGATAAAAAGGTCCTTTTGCTGAATGTCACCCACAAGGTGGCACTGCTGGACTTCTAATACCCATCCTTGTCTCTACCTCAACCTGCTCTGAAATCTTCTTTAAATCTTAAATCCCTGTTGTTCATCACCTTCTTCActtcctcttgtttttttctttccgcCTCCGCAGCCCAGAGCAGTCAGCAGAGCCTGTTCCCCCCAGCCCAGGACGCTGGAGTCAGGATCTGCTTAGTGGGCTAGATAGGTATAGGAAGAGCACTTTCCCACCCAAGCCCCAAATACCAGAGATATGCGAGGCATTATCCTTTCATAAGTGAAAAATCAATAGCTCCCTTGTCAGTAGCAAGCTGAAGCATTGCCTTAACTTACCTTTCCAGACTTGGATGTACAGGATCAAGGGAGCATGCTCACAAACTCTCCTCTTGTGTGTTTGATATCTTAGTGGGACAGACCCAGCCAAGACCAGTGGCACTGTGGGTCTCCTGGTCAATGACATTGACACTGATGACGTTATAATTACCACACAGACACGCAGGTGAGAAAGACTCATGATGCCCCAGCTCCTTATCCCCCCAccaccccctctctctttctctctctctaccgTTAATTCTTATCGCTACAGATGGAGGCCAGCATCCCAGCTTCAGTTCCCTGAGGTGTAAGATTTTATAAACCTCTTCCGCCTCAAGTTTGATCCATAAATCAAGGCTCGACTGCTTTCTGAATTCTATTTTAACCCCTGCTCTGTATTAGATAGAAACAAAGTCACAGCTTCCTAAAGCGGCTGAGTAATACTTTGAAACAGAAAGCCTCGTCTTATCTGTGTGTGAATGGAAATAGAAGAGAATGTTCTGTACTGATTAGTATTGTGGCTTTGTTTTGCCTCCACCAGCCTCAGCATGGAGCGAGAGGAGGAGAAGCAGACAGATGAGACAGCCAAAGAAACACAAAGGTAGAAGGAGATGACAGGCTGCTCTTAAACAATTATCTATCTATGCTGAGCTGTTCCAGCTAAGAAATGCATTCTATTCAGATATGCCTTGTAATGATTTCCACTAACTCTGCCTGAAACTATGCCGTGTCTCTCTCTGCCCGCCAGCCTCACAGAGACAGCCactatcaccaccaaaactgtGATCATTACTGACAAAAGGTATAagaactcaaacacacacaaaaagactGTTCTGTGCTATATTCAGTTGGTTTTCATGCTTGTTAAATAGTTCAGTGGGTTTCAAAGCTTTTCTAATGGACTGGCATAGTAAATAGTGTATGAGAAGAACCGCACTAACCTTTCCTTGGCCTCTTTTCTCTCTCCATCATGGTATTCtactgtttttgtactttattcTACGCTGCCATCATGCAGTGAAGAGGAAAATGCAGCTCCTCAGAGTTCACGTGTCATTACCACAGTCACTGAATCAAGGTACTTAATTCTACATTAAATGTtagctgtcatttattttgactgAAATAAAACAGTGTATATGTAATGCTCATGGTTGTTTACTGCATAATTCTAACTATTAATTCTAATATGCCTCAGGACCTACTCTAAAAATgggatttcattttaatttagataaTCGTTCTAGTTAAAGAGACAAATTAAGTGTAATGTGGTTATTAAAAATTGTCTGTAGGATTTTCTAGCTTGTaaaaaagcagaaattaaaaTTGCCAAAATGAATTATCTAATGAGTGTAATCAGGACTGAGTAAAATCAGAGTTCGATTCAGGTGAAGAATAGTGGAAGTACACTCTTACCATTCAGTGGAAGAATAGTATTTCCATTTGTCAAATACATTCAGTGTCTGATTTTGATTAAGTTTGGCCTCCGTTTGTTTACTATTCAAACTGCATTAAATCTTTCCATTATGAGTCGATGTATCTTTCCATTATGAGTCAATGTGATCAGAATTCCTCTGACACAAGATGGGCCATGCTGACAATTGAGAGTGAAATCAGTGTGAAATTGTTTTTCAGCTCGGCTGATCCGTTTGATCCATATCCGATAGGGACCACATCCCCTAACAGGTAATCATATTGGTTCGGAGCTGTGACTGTTTTCCAGCCAGCCAGATAGCATCTCGGCATGCATAATGCAGCAGTTTCTGATTATGAGCCACTTTTCTCTATTGCAGCTCCTCTGACCTGCTCCAGCCTCTCTCAGATATTCCCATCAACAGGTATGACAGAGATAATGTAAATTCCCCTTTTCtattttgtaaactttgtttgTTCTACTGATACTATCATATATCTGCTATTGCGTTACTATAACCACTTTACTTTGTGGATTGTTGCAGTAATTATCATTCATAATCAACAGCCACACATGTAATCTGCACGGTGACTGTGTCTTATTTGTCACTGATTCCTGTGTTTCTCTTTTGACGTTTATGCAGTGCTTCACTTATTTCCATAAAGAACGAAGATCCAAGTCCAGAAATAAAGTAAGCCAGCTGCATTTATTTAGTTGGCTTTGTGTGATTAAGATAACAAATTATACTTTTTCatgattaatcatgatttttaATGGATAGATTAATCTCTCAgtgcagaaaatgacaaaattgcCCACTGCAATAATCCAGAGACATCATAGTGACCTCTTCAAATGGAAAAATGATCATTATTTCAAAGATAATCACATTGCAACGATTAAAAAAAAGAGCTTAAGTGCCACTTGAGTttggatgtaattttttttctctttgcctCCTTGTGTGTGACAGCATGAGCAGTAAAACATTGGAGTCCCTTGCAGATGACATCATTCCCATCGATACTGACACCAGAAGGTATTGAACTGCAGCATGTTTGCACGAGTGTGAGATAGAGAAGAAGCACCTGCAGAGCAAACCACTCACATTACATTTTCTGTCATGCTTGATCTGTCATAACTTCTGCATGTTCTTCATCTCCACTTTTGGATCCTCAGTCTCAGCAGTCACCGGTCATGGGCACGCACATGGGAAGTGAACCCACCTCAGCAGACAAACACAGACGAGAGGTGATGACACACTTAAAGTACTATTATACGTCCACAGACAATGTGGGCCACTATGTTTCATTCATCTCCATCTACACAGTCACGGCCATTATGCGCTAAAAGCCTTTCAATGTATTGTCCTTTCAGCCGAGAAGCTGAACCAGAGGGCCAAGCTGAAGATCAACAGACGGTGGTCATGTTTGAGAGAAAGTAAGTAATCTTTTTATTGAAAGCTCCGGATCCATACCTGCTCCTTTTATTCCCATAACCTCCTTCCCTTTCACCGCTGCAAAGTAACTCGGGCACTGCAGAATGAACACTTTACTCACTGAACCATAAGACATTGTGCACTGGTGCTTACAAAAATAGGTCAGATATAGTATATTTGTTACAACCCCAGTAAACAGATCCCTTTTCTCCTCTTACAAAGTTCAGAGAGCTAAAATGTGATCATCTCATGCTACAATATCCTATGTTTGTTTGTGCTGAAGGTCCAAAGAAAATGATTCCCCATGGGACAGGTGGACGTCGCCCACTGTCTACACCATCAatacagaagaggaggaggaagagaaagaagaagaaaggtaTCTCGACAATAGCTGAGCTCATTAAATGCTTATTAAAACACTCTTTTTCTACACTTTAGCAGAATATGATAACAGCTCCTTAAAATTCAGCTGCTGTCAAGCATTTAATTGAAGGCAAGCTAAATACAAATTGAAACTTTCTTATACCTCAGTCTAGGAACAATACACTTCTTCTCAACTTTTTACTCTTACAGTAAAAATATCACCATTTCCCATCCTGTTCTGCCAGGCTTATTGTAATTATTTtatcttgtgtgttttgttttttgttttttgttttttctgtaggCCAGAGGATACACAGACAGAAACAGTGACAACTATCACCACTGTCAGGTGAGGAAAAAAAATCCTCCAATTTGAGATTCCTAAACTAATAAGCATGAGCTGGGGTGATTACTATGAGCTGAGAGCTGAAGAGGTGGTATAGGTAATGTTTAGAATCACAGTGCATAAAGGAGGGCTCAGGATGACGCACTGGTGtggaacaaaagaaaacagaccACACCTGGTCAATAAAGCCGACCCCTCTGGAGCTGTGATTCACAAAGATCAGTTTCATACACTTATAAGAGCTGCCGAATTCCTGTGCACTGACTTGTGTTTAGCGTATTGACTGTTTCAGCCTACAGTAAAAGTCTAATACCGCTTTCTTTTCTTTCAAGGGAGATACACAGTGAGCCTGAGCCCGCTATGGATCGGTAAGTTTATGATCTTATTAATGTCAGACACAACTTAACGCAAGAACACTTTTTTCCACTGTGTTATTTCTCACTATTTGCTCTGTTGATCTTCTTGTATAAAGACACTTTCAGTCTTTTATAACTTCAGATTGTGTTAAAGAAAACATGTTTTTCTATAAGTGgaataaatgtttaatttgaaGAAGAGCATTTAGTATCTCACATCCTATCAAATATTTAGCTCATCACGGCTTGTTTTACCCATTCGCATAACACTTCTGCTATTCCTGTGTGATTATAATAGAGCTGCATTAGTTAGAGGGTGAGAGATTTAGGCCAAACCCTGAGGGAATGCAGCTGCATTTGCTTAACATTCACTTCTAAAACTAGAAGTTACCTGTAACTTTTTCATGAC is a genomic window of Sphaeramia orbicularis chromosome 10, fSphaOr1.1, whole genome shotgun sequence containing:
- the znf185 gene encoding zinc finger protein 185 isoform X2 yields the protein MSNEGDRAAVFKTTKVRTKLKGDSSWLQRRSEPQDERKEEKPWLAEVRASRLNGASLETSPVSSPTKPTASPIVSDTEKAPTSGYLIRGVFTKTEKPASSSTSNGISGTTQFTKKPSESYKRIAPHTVRSASETQEGTLSPEEQEKRTEAASNVLRKSAGRQRSYVLSAAKFYESKDKTADTSLVNNSTSFVAKRVEITDDDESVAAPAPVSPPPPSTDTPDTHTAAVPEPKPRKIVDASAKVSPEVTDNEPVAPKVEEAALEAMKEEDPAPVSVTEKDPFEGMTPGCTKVATPLPELIPELVQAVCTKPDDSKAAESPVAEAAPPSPTPTPPPAASAVPESPAPLTPAIVSPASVSVVTVKTEPEPELKVEAEPEPEPKVEAEPGHEPEPEPKVEAEPAPEPEVEAEPEPVTKVEAEPEPEPKVEAEPEPVTKVEAEPEPEPKVEAEPAPEPKVEAEPAPEPKVEAEPEPVTKVEAEPEPEPKVEAEPAPEPKVEAEPEPESKVEAEPAPEPKVEAEPEPEVEAEPEPVTKIEAEPEPVTKIEAELEPVTKVQAEPEPEPKVQAEPEPVTKVEAEPEPEPKVEAEPAPEPKVEAEPEPESKVEAEPEPEPKVEAEPEPEPSSNLSSNVDTLSALSDTLISFGTSPSSLMEDEPVLEKEEGGSVNIDTGNGVEQEPTPKLSNCEPITDDLLFLNNGPEQSAEPVPPSPGRWSQDLLSGLDSGTDPAKTSGTVGLLVNDIDTDDVIITTQTRSLSMEREEEKQTDETAKETQSLTETATITTKTVIITDKSEEENAAPQSSRVITTVTESSSADPFDPYPIGTTSPNSSSDLLQPLSDIPINSASLISIKNEDPSPEINMSSKTLESLADDIIPIDTDTRSLSSHRSWARTWEVNPPQQTNTDESREAEPEGQAEDQQTVVMFERKSKENDSPWDRWTSPTVYTINTEEEEEEKEEERPEDTQTETVTTITTVREIHSEPEPAMDRYETYSRTVTEENQQVQTPEPKKGFVYLKEYVSATELSLHNTKDYPSSGSDYLTSSSANYSYSSPSKFSSGSLSSKCTYCGEPVGSDAKITIEHLNINCHPSCFKCGVCGRPMGDLLYNMFLHGGKVHCESCYSKAFD
- the znf185 gene encoding zinc finger protein 185 isoform X3 — encoded protein: MSNEGDRAAVFKTTKVRTKLKGDSSWLQRRSEPQDERKEEKPWLAEVRASRLNGASLETSPVSSPTKPTASPIVSDTEKAPTSGYLIRGVFTKTEKPASSSTSNGISGTTQFTKKPSESYKRIAPHTVRSASETQEGTLSPEEQEKRTEAASNVLRKSAGRQRSYVLSAAKFYESKDKTADTSLVNNSTSFVAKRVEITDDDESVAAPAPVSPPPPSTDTPDTHTAAVPEPKPRKIVDASAKVSPEVTDNEPVAPKVEEAALEAMKEEDPAPVSVTEKDPFEGMTPGCTKVATPLPELIPELVQAVCTKPDDSKAAESPVAEAAPPSPTPTPPPAASAVPESPAPLTPAIVSPASVSVVTVKTEPEPELKVEAEPEPEPKVEAEPGHEPEPEPKVEAEPAPEPEVEAEPEPVTKVEAEPEPEPKVEAEPEPVTKVEAEPEPEPKVEAEPAPEPKVEAEPAPEPKVEAEPEPVTKVEAEPEPEPKVEAEPAPEPKVEAEPEPESKVEAEPAPEPKVEAEPEPEVEAEPEPVTKIEAEPEPVTKIEAELEPVTKVQAEPEPEPKVQAEPEPVTKVEAEPEPEPKVEAEPAPEPKVEAEPEPESKVEAEPEPEPKVEAEPEPESKVEAEPEPEPSSNLSSNVDTLSALSDTLISFGTSPSSLMEDEPVLEKEEGGSVNIDTGNGVEQEPTPKLSNCEPITDDLLFLNNGGTDPAKTSGTVGLLVNDIDTDDVIITTQTRSLSMEREEEKQTDETAKETQSLTETATITTKTVIITDKSEEENAAPQSSRVITTVTESSSADPFDPYPIGTTSPNSSSDLLQPLSDIPINSASLISIKNEDPSPEINMSSKTLESLADDIIPIDTDTRSLSSHRSWARTWEVNPPQQTNTDESREAEPEGQAEDQQTVVMFERKSKENDSPWDRWTSPTVYTINTEEEEEEKEEERPEDTQTETVTTITTVREIHSEPEPAMDRYETYSRTVTEENQQVQTPEPKKGFVYLKEYVSATELSLHNTKDYPSSGSDYLTSSSANYSYSSPSKFSSGSLSSKCTYCGEPVGSDAKITIEHLNINCHPSCFKCGVCGRPMGDLLYNMFLHGGKVHCESCYSKAFD
- the znf185 gene encoding zinc finger protein 185 isoform X1, which produces MSNEGDRAAVFKTTKVRTKLKGDSSWLQRRSEPQDERKEEKPWLAEVRASRLNGASLETSPVSSPTKPTASPIVSDTEKAPTSGYLIRGVFTKTEKPASSSTSNGISGTTQFTKKPSESYKRIAPHTVRSASETQEGTLSPEEQEKRTEAASNVLRKSAGRQRSYVLSAAKFYESKDKTADTSLVNNSTSFVAKRVEITDDDESVAAPAPVSPPPPSTDTPDTHTAAVPEPKPRKIVDASAKVSPEVTDNEPVAPKVEEAALEAMKEEDPAPVSVTEKDPFEGMTPGCTKVATPLPELIPELVQAVCTKPDDSKAAESPVAEAAPPSPTPTPPPAASAVPESPAPLTPAIVSPASVSVVTVKTEPEPELKVEAEPEPEPKVEAEPGHEPEPEPKVEAEPAPEPEVEAEPEPVTKVEAEPEPEPKVEAEPEPVTKVEAEPEPEPKVEAEPAPEPKVEAEPAPEPKVEAEPEPVTKVEAEPEPEPKVEAEPAPEPKVEAEPEPESKVEAEPAPEPKVEAEPEPEVEAEPEPVTKIEAEPEPVTKIEAELEPVTKVQAEPEPEPKVQAEPEPVTKVEAEPEPEPKVEAEPAPEPKVEAEPEPESKVEAEPEPEPKVEAEPEPESKVEAEPEPEPSSNLSSNVDTLSALSDTLISFGTSPSSLMEDEPVLEKEEGGSVNIDTGNGVEQEPTPKLSNCEPITDDLLFLNNGPEQSAEPVPPSPGRWSQDLLSGLDSGTDPAKTSGTVGLLVNDIDTDDVIITTQTRSLSMEREEEKQTDETAKETQSLTETATITTKTVIITDKSEEENAAPQSSRVITTVTESSSADPFDPYPIGTTSPNSSSDLLQPLSDIPINSASLISIKNEDPSPEINMSSKTLESLADDIIPIDTDTRSLSSHRSWARTWEVNPPQQTNTDESREAEPEGQAEDQQTVVMFERKSKENDSPWDRWTSPTVYTINTEEEEEEKEEERPEDTQTETVTTITTVREIHSEPEPAMDRYETYSRTVTEENQQVQTPEPKKGFVYLKEYVSATELSLHNTKDYPSSGSDYLTSSSANYSYSSPSKFSSGSLSSKCTYCGEPVGSDAKITIEHLNINCHPSCFKCGVCGRPMGDLLYNMFLHGGKVHCESCYSKAFD